CGCCGGCGAAATCCTTGTCGGCGGAAATCGAGTAGCAATGCTTACAGGTCAGGTTGCAGCGCCGGATCAGGTTCCAGATCACCACCGGGCCCGGCGGCGGGCGCACCGGCACAAGCGGGGTCGGCGCGGCGATTTCCTGCATGAACTGGGAGATGCGGAACATGCTCCTATTGGAGCGTAAACCGGCCGGGGCCGGCGTTGATGGCGGTCAATATTTGCTTATTTCAGACCCAGCCAATAAGCGATCAGAATGACGGCCAGCGTCACCAGTAGCCAGCCGAGGACCAGGCCGCGCCAGAGCAGCTTGACGCGGCGTAAGCCCATGAAATCCTGGATGATCATCCAGCCCTTGAGCGCGGCGATGACGAGGATGGCGCTCACCGCTGCCGGGCCGGCATGGGCAGTCTTGCCGATCAGCCAGGTGAGCACGGTCGCGACCAGCAGCGCGACCCAGAGCACGTTCAGCAGATGGGTATTCATCGCATCACATAGACGAGCGGAAACAGCACGATCCAGACCAGGTCGACCATGTGCCAGTAAGAGGCGCCGGTCTCCATGCCGTGGTGATCGTGCGCCGAGTAGCCGCCACGGCGGGCCTTTTTCCAGACGAAGCCGAGGATCACCATGCCCAGCACGACAT
This genomic interval from Sulfuricystis multivorans contains the following:
- a CDS encoding cytochrome C oxidase subunit IV family protein, encoding MNTHLLNVLWVALLVATVLTWLIGKTAHAGPAAVSAILVIAALKGWMIIQDFMGLRRVKLLWRGLVLGWLLVTLAVILIAYWLGLK